The Palaemon carinicauda isolate YSFRI2023 chromosome 7, ASM3689809v2, whole genome shotgun sequence DNA window actcagactccctgttctgcctcctgaaatgtaggaagggtatgtcaatttcaaggtgttatttactaatctaattattcttggatatacataaaaattgtaaggtgggttgctggatgaatgtcgattattctacgaatataaaattagaatgctgacccccaaaaaaatttttgaagggaattaaaatcgaaaaaaaaagaaaattgtaaatcaataataatattttcggtaataaaatttgatgagggtgttatttactaatctaattattcttggatatacataaaaattgtatggtgggttgctggatgaatgtcgattattttacgaatataaaattagaatgctgaccccaaaaaaaaatttgaagggaaataaaatcgaaaaaaaaaagaaaattgtaaatcaataataatattttcggtaataaaatttgatgatattcaatcaaaaaagaagtaaacaaaattttcatgttgtaacttacaaataacgctgcgttacagtttggacagacgctacagtttggacagaggacactctggtggtccagacaaacaggactcttgcacaggagacaggcagtgtttgtcttgcggtcgtccctaggcgggcaggtgtgacagcgaatccttttagggagttttctttggccaacgggaattcgacgtcttggtgggacctgctcaggtatcttgaaagtatccaccatgatttgacggagtcctttcgacaaactgtgtgacgttagataccgatgtattgcctggggagcacacaactcgtaggcgatatctctgaggaacgttcgctttggcactggcttggtgaaaggcatggacgtatagagaatataagaattgaccattattatattcaatatcccgtaaaagagagtcataggccagcgtcgtgacttacgaatacaactagatgtagaacacatctggtcgaatgtgtctacacctcccttggtttgcattataaaacatctgaatgtcggtcttccttttttcgacttcagacggatcatgatgcagggaactcaacagcatcaccttcttagtcctactaatttgctgacactgtagagttagattgtgttcgtaattgaacactgccactgactcctttgggggaagcaccttctccgtaagttccttaggaatataaggcttttggcgaatggtgccacacaaatgcatgtccttatccaagagtgacaaagcaagcggtagcgtcgtgaaaaagttatccgtcgtcactgtgcggccacttctctgaaaaggtgccacaagatcagacgtaaaaacttctccaagcgtcgatcctctaggtatctggacagtgtccttccccaagtacgcaatcgcattacacatgtaatgcgtatcggcatcacacgccaatacaatcttgataccatatctagaagaagggaaatggaattagtaactaataaaggtaaaaagataaaaaaaaattaaaaaaaatacacaatatacaattatattactaatcaatatagtaataataataataaaataataataataataaatatataagaaaaacatttacaaatacgaaagataaattatcagttatataaatgaacaagttatacatagatagagatagaatagatgatatattatgatttagatatataaatcatatagcaagttctttacttcacaaaatagatatatatatatatatatatatatatatatatatatatatatatatatatatatatatatatatatatatatatataacaattttttataatttcaaaacaataataacatgtgcaaatataaaaaacaaagaattttacttacttagcaggtttattgggtatgtacatcttgaatggacagcgcccccggaaagggacaagctgttcatccacagtcagatgtggtcctggggtgtaattgtttcgacaattggtcaccacgtgatcaaagagttttctaatgggtgcaaggcgatccactttcaccctctcttgtctggtggccgaatcatcgaagcgaattaccctcaccaacagggtgaaacgacgctcattcatagtacacctgtacaaaggatttccctctgtgaggttccacatgtcccacgtcggtgtatggttgtccgcccgcgctgccgtcattattaggataccaataaacgccttcagttccctcaggtcaatgtccctgagggcaacgttgcccgtatgatgataatgacttctcaatagggcaaggcgttcattagaatacaaaacaacctcggctaacatgcggtcggtcaaaaagagagagaaaatgtcggacactttgctcgttcccaacgtgagagaagtgggacccccaggctcaatccttggtgtgaacatatgggggagggtggcatttgggtctctatgccaaacggtACCGTCGCGACCTTTCACCGATTCAGCATCAATTTGGGTGATTGCcgaccccctggctgcctgtagatccccccttctcctcttcctgcttctctcctccactggcgtgagctgaggtaccggtaccgttactgggggggaccacgtgaagtcgatggcacaggacttgttatcgtgctgactgggacaacatgagaacccgaagccccaaccccctcttcctcccccacatcgtcgtcggcttctccatcaccattccctaaggcgacaatctcaggattttgggtcaccgcctgttcctcctgttcctccctgacctcctgctccaactcatcgacatTGATGAATTCTTCGTCACTGATGTCATCAACCTCCAAagcatcatcgacatcactatcgaattgctctaagagctgatttatggcatccaagcccaaagattgtctcctgcttgccattttgatatctgcaaagaatgagaaaaaattagaaatacgcattcgatgaaaaatggatcccctaccaatatatctgaggcaaaaaacaatgtcatgcatggccacgtgctaggaaaaccatcaaggcacattttccgacaaataaacatctaaatgaatcattactctgtgatagttacttagtacgtagtaattttgaaagaaatgggaaaaaacgaaaaaatagcaaacacaggaaaatcgaacacatacctatattattattagccaagcttcaagcctagttggaaaagcaagatgctccaagtaagggctccaacagggaaaaatagcctagcgaggaaaggaaataaggaaataaattaatgatgagaataaattaacaatatatcattctaaaaacagtaacaaatatatacgccatatctggctaaaaaaaaagaaaggtatgggtagccagatcatctagaaacactttccaacactataaaaatataagttttacgacaaaacttgccaattcattacggtaacatgactaagcaaaaaaatgcaaaacaaataaaaaaggccactctatgaaaaatagcaacgtgctaatggtggtcccttcagaaaacaaaaatctcagccacgtgctaggcaaaccatcaaggcacattttccgacaaataaacatctaaatgaatcattactctgtgatagttactaagtacgtagtaattttgaaagaaatgggaaaaaacgaaaaaatagcaaacacaggaaaatcgaacacatacctatattattattagccaagcttcaagcctagttggaaaagcaagatgctccaagtaagggctccaacagggaaaaatagcctagtgaggaaaggaaataaggaaataaattaatgatgagaataaattaacaatatatcattctaaaaacagtaacaaatatatacgccatatctggctaaaaaaaaaaagataggcatgggtagccagatcatctaggaacactttccaacactataaaaatataagttttacgacaaaacttgccaattgcttacggtaacatgactaagccaaaaaatgcaaaacaaataaaaaggggaactcgtgaaaaaatggccaacattctaatatacggcatctcagataaaaaaaaagaaatgcacgtgttagcccaaccatcaaggcacactttgtaacaaatacacatgaaaaaataaatcaatactatatggcaattccgtacgccgtagtaaatttttacaaatattgaaaaaaacagaaattggcaaccgcaggaaaacacgccacacgccgatagcatctacggcgtacctgacaataacaaggtcacgcatgggtagccagatcatctatacacactttccaatgctataaaaatgaaagttttttgatactatttgctaatttctcacggaaaaatgacttagccaagaaatgaaaaaaactgaaaaagggacactctatgaaaaatagcaacgtgctaatggtgatcccttctgaaaacaaaaaattcagccacgtgctaggaaaaccatcaaggcacattttccgacaaataaacatctaaatgaatcattactctgtgatagttacttagtacgtagtaattccgaaagaaatgggaaaaaacgaaaaaatagcaaacacaggaaaatcgaacacatacttataaatatacgccatatctggctaaaaaaaaagataggcatgggtagccagatcatctagaaacactttccaacacaataaaaatataagttttacgacaaaacttgccaattcattacggtaacatgactaagccaaaaaatgcaaagcaaataaaaaggggcactcgcgaaaaaatggccaacattctaatatacggcatctcagataaaaaaaaaaagaaatgcacgtgttagcccaaccatcaaggcacactttgtaacaaatacacatgaaaaaaaaaatcaatactatatggcaattccgtacgccgtagtaaatttttacaaatattgaaaaaaacagaaattggcaaccgcaggaaaacacgccacacgccgatagcatctacggcgtacctgacaataacaaggtcacgcatgggtagccagatcatctatacacactttccaatgctataaaaatgaaagttttttgatactatttgctaatttctcacggaaaaatgacttagccaagaaatgaaaaaaactgaaaaaggaacactctatgaaaaatagcaacgtgctaatggtgatcccttctgaaaacaaaaaattcagccacgtgctaggaaaaccatcaaggcacattttccgacaaataaacatctaaatgaatcattactctgtgatagttacttagtacgtagtaattccgaaagaaatgggaaaaaacgaaaaaatagcaaacacaggaaaatcgaacacatacttataaatatacgccatatctggctaaaaaaaaaagataggcatgggtagccagatcatctagaaacactttccaacacaataaaaatataagttttacgacaaaacttgccaattcattacggtaacatgactaagcaaaaaaatgcaaagcaaataaaaaggggcactcgcgaaaaaatggccaacattctaatatacggcatctcagataaaaaaaaacacatgcacgtgttagcccaaccatcaatgcacactttcgaacaaataaacatgaaaaaaatcaatactatacggcaattccttacgctgcagtaaatttttacaaatattgaaaaaaacagaaattggcaaccgcagttaaataccccacatacccaTGTCTACggcgtatatgacaaaaacaaagtcaccgatgggtagccagatcatctatacacactttctaatgctataaaaataaaagttttgcgatactatttgctaatttctcacggaaaaatgacttagccaagaaatgaaaaaaactgaaaaaggggcactcgcggaaaaatggccaacattctaatatacggcatctcagatgaaaaaaaacacatgcacgtgttagcccaaccatcaaggcacactttcgaacaaataaacatgaaaaaaaatcaatactatacggcaattccttacgctgcagtaaatttttacaaatattgaaaaaaacagaaattggcaaccgcagttaaataccccacatacccaTGTCTACggcgtatatgacaaaaacaaagtcaccgatgggtagccagatcatctatacacactttccaatgctataaaaataaaagttttgcgatactatttgctaatttctcacggaaaaattacttagctaagaaatgaaaaaaaactgaaaaaggggcactcgcggaaaaatggccaacattctaatatacggcatctcagatgaaaaaaaacacatgcacgtgttagcccaaccatcaaggcacactttcgaacaaataaaca harbors:
- the LOC137643593 gene encoding uncharacterized protein, producing the protein MCSTSSCIRKSRRWPMTLFYGILNIIMVNSYILYTSMPFTKPVPKRTFLRDIAYELCAPQAIHRYLTSHSLSKGLRQIMVDTFKIPEQVPPRRRIPVGQRKLPKRIRCHTCPPRDDRKTNTACLLCKSPVCLDHQSVLCPNCSVCPNCNAALFEAEQGV